A stretch of the uncultured Desulfobacter sp. genome encodes the following:
- the tgt gene encoding tRNA guanosine(34) transglycosylase Tgt gives MLTFDLIKDNSQKDDGRDRSRLGRITTDHGVIETPIFMPVGTVGSVKAVSKEDLEHCGAQIILGNTYHLYLRPGCEVIEAMNGLHSFTAWDKPMLTDSGGFQFFSLAKLAKFTDEGVHFQSHIDGSRHFFSPERAVEIQMILGSDIMMSLDWCQGHPATDQQVADALNKTTAWAKRGFDFWQENGAVNNLFGIVQGGMIKELRSLSAEQITAIDFPGFAIGGLSVGEPTDVMYEMADHTLPLLPSQKPRYIMGVGTPENLVALVGMGCDMFDCVMPSRNARNGQLFTSTGTVNIPNAKYKTDDRPIDENCGCYTCRNYSRAYLRHLYKSRELLSYRLNTIHNLYYYLDLMAKMRHAIKEGRFPEFQQQFFKMRQDQ, from the coding sequence ATGCTTACATTTGACCTGATAAAAGACAATAGTCAAAAAGATGACGGCCGGGACCGCTCGCGTTTGGGGCGGATCACCACGGACCACGGGGTTATTGAAACACCCATTTTCATGCCCGTGGGTACTGTGGGATCAGTTAAGGCCGTGTCAAAGGAAGATTTAGAACATTGCGGTGCCCAGATTATTCTTGGCAATACCTATCATTTATACCTGAGACCCGGTTGCGAAGTGATTGAAGCCATGAACGGGCTTCATTCGTTTACGGCATGGGATAAGCCCATGCTTACCGACTCCGGGGGATTTCAGTTTTTCTCTTTGGCAAAACTTGCCAAGTTCACCGATGAGGGGGTGCATTTCCAATCCCACATTGATGGTTCCCGGCACTTTTTTTCCCCGGAACGGGCCGTTGAGATCCAGATGATTTTAGGATCGGATATCATGATGTCCCTGGACTGGTGCCAGGGACATCCGGCAACGGATCAGCAGGTGGCGGATGCCTTGAACAAAACAACCGCCTGGGCGAAAAGAGGCTTTGATTTCTGGCAGGAAAACGGCGCGGTCAATAACCTGTTCGGTATTGTCCAGGGCGGCATGATCAAAGAACTTCGCTCTTTATCCGCCGAACAGATTACGGCCATTGATTTTCCCGGTTTTGCCATTGGCGGCCTTTCTGTGGGAGAACCCACCGACGTGATGTATGAGATGGCCGACCACACTTTGCCGCTTCTGCCGTCACAAAAGCCCCGGTACATTATGGGGGTGGGCACGCCTGAAAATCTGGTGGCCCTGGTGGGCATGGGATGCGATATGTTTGATTGCGTGATGCCCTCAAGAAACGCTAGAAACGGCCAGCTTTTTACCAGTACCGGGACCGTAAATATCCCCAATGCCAAGTACAAGACAGATGATCGCCCCATTGACGAAAATTGTGGGTGTTACACCTGTCGCAACTACTCCCGGGCCTATTTGCGACATCTGTATAAATCCCGGGAACTTTTGTCCTATCGTCTGAATACGATTCATAATCTCTATTATTATCTTGACCTTATGGCAAAAATGCGTCATGCAATAAAGGAAGGCAGATTCCCCGAATTTCAACAACAATTTTTTAAAATGAGGCAGGATCAGTAA
- the queA gene encoding tRNA preQ1(34) S-adenosylmethionine ribosyltransferase-isomerase QueA has product MYNLSDYAYDLPESLIAQTPCEHRSRSRLMHLARNSHGISHRRFLDIADLLRPGDLLVVNDTRVVPARLLGHKPTGGRVEVLIIDYAAGMKHLAETGRFQCDCLIRASRRPGPGTVLDLGQGIKATVIEHRDRISVVCFDGGAEFLSRLKKAGKMPLPPYIKRDQDSERGNDSSAQMDEQKDRQNYQTVYANAEGAVAAPTAGLHFTKDLLKTLCAKGVEVAKITLHVGYGTFVPVRVKDIRDHQIHSEYFIIDEQTAEKINQAHGGGRRVIAVGTTSVRTLEFCTNDDGIISAGQGRCDLFIYPGYKFKCVDAMITNFHLPESTLLMLISAFYDRERILKAYKVAVAEKYRFFSYGDAMFIE; this is encoded by the coding sequence ATGTACAATTTGTCTGATTATGCGTATGATTTGCCCGAATCCTTGATTGCCCAAACGCCCTGTGAACACAGAAGCCGATCCCGGCTGATGCATCTGGCGCGCAATAGTCACGGCATCAGTCATCGCAGATTTCTTGATATTGCTGATTTGCTGCGTCCAGGAGACCTGTTGGTGGTCAATGACACCCGGGTGGTTCCGGCAAGGCTTTTAGGCCATAAACCCACAGGCGGCCGTGTTGAGGTCCTCATCATTGATTATGCAGCCGGCATGAAACATCTGGCCGAGACAGGGCGGTTTCAGTGTGATTGTCTGATCAGGGCGTCACGCAGACCCGGACCGGGAACGGTGCTTGACCTGGGCCAGGGTATCAAAGCCACGGTGATTGAGCATCGGGACCGGATTTCAGTGGTCTGTTTTGACGGGGGAGCAGAGTTTTTATCCCGGTTAAAAAAAGCGGGTAAAATGCCTTTGCCGCCCTATATAAAGCGGGATCAGGATTCGGAACGGGGCAACGACTCATCTGCACAAATGGATGAGCAAAAAGACCGGCAAAATTACCAGACGGTTTATGCAAATGCCGAGGGGGCTGTGGCCGCGCCTACGGCCGGGCTTCATTTTACGAAAGATTTGCTTAAAACCCTTTGTGCAAAAGGTGTGGAGGTGGCCAAGATTACCCTGCACGTGGGGTATGGTACCTTTGTGCCGGTGCGGGTAAAGGATATCCGGGATCACCAGATTCATTCGGAATATTTTATAATAGATGAACAGACGGCTGAAAAAATTAACCAGGCCCATGGGGGCGGCCGCAGGGTAATAGCCGTGGGCACTACATCTGTAAGGACCCTGGAGTTTTGTACCAACGATGACGGCATCATTTCGGCAGGGCAGGGCCGGTGCGATCTGTTTATCTATCCGGGCTACAAGTTCAAGTGCGTAGATGCCATGATTACCAATTTCCATTTGCCTGAATCCACCTTGCTCATGCTGATTTCCGCCTTTTATGACCGGGAACGGATTTTGAAAGCCTATAAGGTTGCTGTGGCTGAGAAGTACCGGTTTTTCAGCTATGGTGATGCCATGTTTATAGAGTAA
- a CDS encoding DUF2065 domain-containing protein, with the protein MKFFFCVMGMVMIVEGLPYFISPNKMREMVMMIVQMPEGALRRFGFFMMLAGLAVVYLAMEMG; encoded by the coding sequence ATGAAATTTTTTTTCTGTGTTATGGGCATGGTCATGATTGTGGAAGGGCTGCCCTATTTCATCTCGCCCAATAAAATGCGGGAGATGGTAATGATGATTGTGCAAATGCCTGAAGGCGCTTTGAGGCGGTTTGGCTTCTTTATGATGCTGGCGGGCCTGGCGGTCGTATACCTTGCCATGGAGATGGGTTGA